In Actinomycetota bacterium, the genomic window CGCAGCTCGGTCTTCTCGTAGTCGAGCGGCATGAGTCCGCGCTCGAGCAGCGCCACATCCATCAGGCTGGAGACGATAGCCGTCAGCCGCGAGGTCGCTGACACGATCGAATCGACCGCCTCCTTCAGAGGCGGGTCCACACCACCGAACTCGTTGTCGGCAAGCATCTCGGCGTAGAGCCTGATTACCGCAAGAGGGCTGCGAAGCTCGTGGGAGGCGACTGCGACGAAGTCCGACTTGAATTCCATGGTGCGCTCAAGACGTCGCGCGAGATCGGCTTTCTCCTCGAACGCGCCCTCGAGAGACCGGTATGACTCGAGCAGTTCTCGCTCCTGACGCGACAGCTGTTCGGTCATGTCGTCCAAAGCGGTGGCCAGCTCGCCGATCTCGTCACCACGATCCTGTGAGAGCCTGACCCCTCGCTCCCCCTGGGCGATGGACTTGGCCGCGTTGCGCAGCGTCTCGATCGGCTCGACAACCGTCCGCAGCACCGTCCAGACGCCCCAAAGTGCGGCAACGACCATCGCAAGGAACAGAACCACGACGGTCACGGCAAGAGGTTGGTACACAGCGTCTTCGAGACCGACAGGAAGGAATTGGATGCGCACGCTCGCGAGGCGTTGGCCCTCGACCTCGATGGGAACCAGCACGGCTTGCGGCTTCGTGAACTCATCGAGCAGACCCCTGGATGGCTCGACGAGATCGCAAGTGCAGCCCTCCTCGGTCTCGGCGATCACCACGCCTGCGGCGTCAATGATCTCGATGCACTCGATGGAATGCGCCTCGCTCGTATCGAGAATCCCCTTGAGTTGCGCCTTGATAAGTCCCGGGTCCTGATCGGCGATCACGGGAATGAGCGATGCGGCGACGACAGATCCTGCGTACTCGAGGCTGCGACGACGTTCCTCGGCGGCGTTTCGAACCGAGGTAAGCGTGACAACCAGCCCCAGAACCAGGCCGGACGAGATCACGATCGCAACGATGAGGGAGACGTATCGCACGCTTAGAGAGCTGAGGCGCGACGCGGCTCGGGAATCACCCGGTGTCGAAGCCGGCCCCCTAGTGGTCATGGCTACCACACGCTCGCCGAAGGGTGTCGGCGAACGCATAGTCGGCATGATCGAACTCGACGAACCCGTCGATGTGGCTGTCGGCCGGCAGAAGCACATCCGTGTTCATCTCAACAAGGATCCGCTTGACGAACTCGCGAAGCTCGGGATCCATGTCCGAGGAGACAACGACGGGGGGACAACCGCCGGGCGGGGACTCATCGATGATCTTGAGTTTCGACAGGTCCCAGTCGGCGGTCTGGGCGCTGTTGGCGACAGTGACCCGCAGATCACCCGCTATCACGTCCCGTAGATTGGTCTCCTGCGTCTCCCCCATCCTGAGCTCGGAGAAGTACTCGTCGACCCGCACACCATGCTTACCGGCAAGGTACTGCAGGTACGAGTATCCACCGAGCGAGCTCTTGTCCGAAGCGGCAGCACTGGAATCGGCGAGGTCTGCGAAAGACTCGGCCGGATCGTCGGCCCGGACAAGAAGCATCATCCGCGAGGTGTGTTCGCCGTCGATGATCGGCGTGCACACGCCTACCGCCGAATCGGAGTCAGCCAAGTCGAGATATGTGTGTGCGCAAACGAAGGCGATATCGATGTCCTCGCTGGCGATGACCTCAGCGGACTCATCTTCCTTGGAGAGGTAGCGCACAGTCACCGGGCGATGGAGCTCTTCGGACAGGTACTTGATCACGCGAGCCCAGTTGGACCATTCGCCCGGTCCGCCGGGCGTGCGGGCTACGGCTACGGCTACGACGAGCGGCGTCGCCTCGTC contains:
- a CDS encoding HAMP domain-containing sensor histidine kinase, producing MRYVSLIVAIVISSGLVLGLVVTLTSVRNAAEERRRSLEYAGSVVAASLIPVIADQDPGLIKAQLKGILDTSEAHSIECIEIIDAAGVVIAETEEGCTCDLVEPSRGLLDEFTKPQAVLVPIEVEGQRLASVRIQFLPVGLEDAVYQPLAVTVVVLFLAMVVAALWGVWTVLRTVVEPIETLRNAAKSIAQGERGVRLSQDRGDEIGELATALDDMTEQLSRQERELLESYRSLEGAFEEKADLARRLERTMEFKSDFVAVASHELRSPLAVIRLYAEMLADNEFGGVDPPLKEAVDSIVSATSRLTAIVSSLMDVALLERGLMPLDYEKTELRGIIEQAVSDFAAIAARRDVSVDFSGESRPVELRGDPIRLRQVIDNLLSNAIKYS
- a CDS encoding PhnD/SsuA/transferrin family substrate-binding protein, which gives rise to MPDRTEEHMSGDPLTSQRALSSRWLVAAIVATIAFVLVVGIALASIFGYYPVDRSIEVSANVGDEATPLVVAVAVARTPGGPGEWSNWARVIKYLSEELHRPVTVRYLSKEDESAEVIASEDIDIAFVCAHTYLDLADSDSAVGVCTPIIDGEHTSRMMLLVRADDPAESFADLADSSAAASDKSSLGGYSYLQYLAGKHGVRVDEYFSELRMGETQETNLRDVIAGDLRVTVANSAQTADWDLSKLKIIDESPPGGCPPVVVSSDMDPELREFVKRILVEMNTDVLLPADSHIDGFVEFDHADYAFADTLRRACGSHDH